AGGGCGATATGGATATTGCCGCCGCCGGTATGACGATGACCCAGGAACGGGCTAAGAACGTCCTCTTCGCCGCTCCCTTCTACGAATCGAAGCTGGTTATCCTCGCTCCCAACGGCAGCGGCATCACGTCTATCGACGACTTGCAGGGCAAGACCGTAGCCGTGCAGATGGGCACGACCGGCGCAGGCTATGCCGAACAGAAGGGCTTGAACATCAAGCAGTTTGACCACAACTCCGAGCTCATCATGGATTTGCAGGTCGGCGGCGCCCAGGCCGGCATTCTGGATAAGCCCGTAGCCGATTACTTCCTGGCTCAGGACGGCAAGGGCAAGTATGAAATCATCGACATTCCCGATACGAAATCGGAATACTTAGCCTTCGCCCTCAATAAGAACAACACGGAGCTGCAGAAGGAAGTCAACGCGGCCCTGGCGAAGCTGAAGGAAACGGGAGAATTCCAGAAATTGTATAAACAGTGGTTCAATACGGACGCTCCTAATCTGCCGGCTACGGCTGAAGAAGCGTTAAAATAATATTGTCTGTGCAAACAGGCTGACTCGCGCATATTACGGCGAGCCAGCCTGTTTTTTTTGCCATAGGATGTACGGGACGTAGCATATCAGCATGACGATCCACTGCAGCCCTTCGGCGTGGGCGATGGCCATGTTGCCGAGATATGGGGCCAGGGCGTAGGATAAGGCGATGCGGGCCAGCAGGGACGCGATGCCGACGATGCTGGAATACAGGACCAGGCCCATCCCCTCTACGGTGCCGCGGAGGGCTGAGGCGATGCCGAAGCACAGGTAGTAGACGGCGATTTGCCGGAAGAATTCGCTGCCGATGGACGCCGCTTCGGCTCCAACGCCGAACAGGGCTACCAGCTTGCCGCCGAAGGCCGCCATGACGACCATGAGCAGGAAGGAAATGACTGCGTTCAGGGCGACGCCGTACCGGCAGAACGATTGAGCCTTGGTTAAATTGCCGGCCCCCTTGCTCTGAGCGACCATCGTCGAGACGGCCGAGCCGAGGTTGATGATGGGAAGAAGCATGATGAGGTCGATGCGGTAAGCCGTCGTAACGGCGGCTACGGTAGCAGAGCCAAAGCCGTTCATAAACTGCTGGAGGGCCATATTACCCAGGGCCATGACGCTGCTCTGGACGGCCGGCGGCAGGGCGAACCGCCATCCCTGGGCGACGATATGGGGCTGGACGAGTTTTTCTTTCAGGGACAGGTGCAGCAGGGGCCGCTTCGTTTCTGCGTACCAGACGATGAAGATGGCCATGGCGATTTGCGATATACTCGTAGCCCAGGCCGCCCCGCTTACGCCCCAGCGGCAGACGGCGACGAAGACGAGGTCGAGGACGACGTTGACGACAGACGACAGGACGATGGCGAAAAAGGGCGTCCTGCTGTCGCCGATGGCCCGCAGCAGGGCCGAGTAGAGATTATAGACAGCCAGAAAGGGCATGCCGAGCAGGATGACGCGCAGGTACTGGCCCGTAAACTCGGCGATGTCCGCCGGCGTGCGGAGGGCGTCGAGAAGGGCTTTCTCCCAGATACAGCCGGCGGCGGCACAGAGGGCGCAGGCCGGGACGAGGAGGACGAGAAAGGCCGACAAGATGCGGGGCAGCGTCTCGTATTCTTTTTTGCCGTATTTCTGGGCGGCTAAGATGGACAGGCCCAGGGTAAAGCCCGTCATGGACATAGTAAACAAATTGCTCACAGCCGTCGTCATGCCGACGGCGGCCAGGGCCTCTTCGCCGACGACGTGGCCGACGATATAGGCGTCGGCCCAGCTGTACAGCTGCTGCAGCATCCCGCTCAGGATCAAGGGCAGGCTGAAGACGAGCAGGACGGCGGCAGGATGGTCTTTGGAATACAGGGTCATGGCTTGGACTCCCCTCTCCTCTGATATAGAAAAAAACAGCCAGACTTTTCAGCCTGACTGTCGGTAGGTGCTCACCCGTACGTTTACTATATCGTATATTTTTTCACCGGTCAAGATTCGCCCCGTCTTCGGCGATACAAAAAGCAGCCAGGCCCGCAGGCCTGACTGCTTGTACGAGGCGTATGCAATTAGTTCGCCGTTTTGACCGAGCCCGAAGGGAGCACGCGCTGCACCGGCTTCGTTTCTTCGGCGTATTCCGCCTTGACGGTAGGCAGCGTAATCGGCGTCTTGTCGACGACGCGGACGACGAGGAGCGTGATGATGCAGATGAGCCATTCGAAGTAGATGACGTGCGGCAGTACGCGGACTTCCGGGAACAGCTGCCAGGCCACGAGGCCGACGATGCCGACGAGAGTCGTCCAGAAGGCTGTGTTTTTACGGCATAGGGACGGGCAGAACATGGTGCACAGGAAGACCAGCGTGAAGGCCGTCGTCAGGCTCAAACCGATGAGCATGACCTTGACGATGCCGACGGCGTTGAAGGCCAGCCACAGCGTGCCTAAGCCGATGATCAGGATGATCAGCCGGTTGGCCTTGACGTAATTGGCCTGGGAAATATCGGGCTTGAAGAAGCGCTTGAAAATATCCTGGGCGACGAGGGTGCCGGCTCCGAGGAGAATCGTGCAGGCCGTCGATACGTCAGCCGCCCAAAGCGCTGCCAGGGTCATGCCCGACGAGAAGGGATCGAGACTCATGATGATCTGCGGCAGGGCCATCGTCGGGTTCAGTTCGGGGAACTGGGCTTTAGCCGCCAGTCCCAGTACGGCGCAGAGGAAGCCGACGGGGAAAATCAGGATGCCGCCTAAGATATAGCCTTTGCGGGCGGCGTTGACGTCTTTGGCGCCGCAGGCGATCTGCACGGGGCCCTGGGCCGTAATGGCCTGGGTCGTCATGACGATGATCCAGCCGATGAGGACGGCGAAGGACAGGCCGCCCATCGGCGTAAACCAGCCGAAATCAGCCTGGGGCAAGGCGGCGTTGATGCCGCTGATGCCGCCGTCGCGGATGAGGATGCGCACCATCGAGTAGATGATGCCGAGGTAAATGACCGTAACGCTCAGAATATTGGACAGTCCCGACGACCAGAGGCCGCCGATGGCCGTAATGCCGATGAAGACGACGGCGCTGGTAATCATGCCGGCGTGCATGGAAAAGATATCGGGCATGAGGGCGTGCAGGATAGACCCGCCGGCGACGTACTGCAGCGACGTAATGCAGATCATGATGAGAGATAAGCCGATGACGCTGATGACCCGGGCCTTTTTATCGTAGCTCCGTTCAAAGAGCTCGGGAATGGTCGTACAATTCAGGGCCCTGTACTTGCCGGCGGCGACGAAGCCCATGATGACGGCGCCGATGGCCCAGGCGGCGTTGTACCAGCCGGCAGCCAGGCCGATGGTCGTGGCGCTTTCGGCTACGCCGACTGTCGATGCGGCGCCGACGGCCATGCCGGTGATGCTGACGGCGACGAGGCCCGTAGAGAAGCGCCGTCCGGCAAACAAGTATTCCGTCGGGTTTTTGCTGGCCCGCCGTTTGACGTAAAATGAAATGGCGAATAATAAGACGATATATAAAATGACAATACACAACTGAATAGACATTTTCCATTCATCCCCTT
This region of Megasphaera stantonii genomic DNA includes:
- a CDS encoding basic amino acid ABC transporter substrate-binding protein, with protein sequence MKFTKYVVTALAGMMAASMIAGCGGQDKAAAEKKEPLRVATNATFVPFEFKDDANPEDYKGFEMDLIKAVGKELGREVQINNLPFSGIIPVIQQGDMDIAAAGMTMTQERAKNVLFAAPFYESKLVILAPNGSGITSIDDLQGKTVAVQMGTTGAGYAEQKGLNIKQFDHNSELIMDLQVGGAQAGILDKPVADYFLAQDGKGKYEIIDIPDTKSEYLAFALNKNNTELQKEVNAALAKLKETGEFQKLYKQWFNTDAPNLPATAEEALK
- a CDS encoding MATE family efflux transporter, whose translation is MTLYSKDHPAAVLLVFSLPLILSGMLQQLYSWADAYIVGHVVGEEALAAVGMTTAVSNLFTMSMTGFTLGLSILAAQKYGKKEYETLPRILSAFLVLLVPACALCAAAGCIWEKALLDALRTPADIAEFTGQYLRVILLGMPFLAVYNLYSALLRAIGDSRTPFFAIVLSSVVNVVLDLVFVAVCRWGVSGAAWATSISQIAMAIFIVWYAETKRPLLHLSLKEKLVQPHIVAQGWRFALPPAVQSSVMALGNMALQQFMNGFGSATVAAVTTAYRIDLIMLLPIINLGSAVSTMVAQSKGAGNLTKAQSFCRYGVALNAVISFLLMVVMAAFGGKLVALFGVGAEAASIGSEFFRQIAVYYLCFGIASALRGTVEGMGLVLYSSIVGIASLLARIALSYALAPYLGNMAIAHAEGLQWIVMLICYVPYILWQKKQAGSP
- a CDS encoding sodium:solute symporter family protein, which gives rise to MSIQLCIVILYIVLLFAISFYVKRRASKNPTEYLFAGRRFSTGLVAVSITGMAVGAASTVGVAESATTIGLAAGWYNAAWAIGAVIMGFVAAGKYRALNCTTIPELFERSYDKKARVISVIGLSLIMICITSLQYVAGGSILHALMPDIFSMHAGMITSAVVFIGITAIGGLWSSGLSNILSVTVIYLGIIYSMVRILIRDGGISGINAALPQADFGWFTPMGGLSFAVLIGWIIVMTTQAITAQGPVQIACGAKDVNAARKGYILGGILIFPVGFLCAVLGLAAKAQFPELNPTMALPQIIMSLDPFSSGMTLAALWAADVSTACTILLGAGTLVAQDIFKRFFKPDISQANYVKANRLIILIIGLGTLWLAFNAVGIVKVMLIGLSLTTAFTLVFLCTMFCPSLCRKNTAFWTTLVGIVGLVAWQLFPEVRVLPHVIYFEWLICIITLLVVRVVDKTPITLPTVKAEYAEETKPVQRVLPSGSVKTAN